A stretch of Mycobacterium sp. ITM-2016-00316 DNA encodes these proteins:
- a CDS encoding acyl-CoA dehydrogenase: MSHYKSNVRDQVFALFDVLGLDKALGAGSFADLDADTAREMINEMARLAEGPIAASFADGDRNPPVFDPATHTVTLPESFKKSVNATIDGGWNKVALDEDLGGMPAPKALLWALNEHILGANPAVWMYGGGAGFAQIFAHNGTEEQKKWAAIASENNWGATMVLTEPDAGSDVGAGRTKAVKQEDGTWHIDGVKRFITSADADDLFPNIAHLVLARPEGAGPGTKGLSLFFVPKFHFDFETGEIGERNGVYVTNVEHKMGLKVSATCELSFGQHDKPAVGWLVGEVHNGIAQMFDVIEQARMMVGTKAIATLSTGYLNALEYAKDRVQGADLTQMTDKTAPRVTITHHPDVRRSLMTQKSYAEGMRALYMYTATFQDDEVAQALHGVDADMAVRINDLLLPVVKGFGSETAYAKLTESLQTFGGSGFLQDYPVEQYIRDAKIDSLYEGTTAIQAQDFFFRKIIRDKGQALAYLSGEIDNFVKNATGNGRLKAERALLATALEDVQGMAATLTGYLMASQEDPAAIYKVGLGSVRFLMSVGDLVIGWLLQQQAAVAIEKLDAGATGADKAFYEGKIGAASFFAKNFLPLLTSTRTVLEAIDNEVMELDEAAF, from the coding sequence GTGAGTCACTACAAGAGCAACGTTCGTGACCAGGTATTCGCCTTGTTCGATGTGCTCGGTCTCGACAAGGCACTCGGCGCGGGCAGCTTCGCCGACCTGGACGCCGACACCGCCCGCGAGATGATCAACGAGATGGCGCGTCTGGCCGAGGGCCCGATCGCCGCGTCGTTCGCCGACGGTGACCGCAACCCGCCGGTCTTCGATCCCGCGACGCACACCGTCACGCTGCCCGAGTCGTTCAAGAAGTCGGTCAACGCCACCATCGACGGCGGCTGGAACAAGGTTGCCCTCGACGAGGACCTCGGCGGCATGCCCGCCCCCAAGGCACTGCTGTGGGCGCTCAACGAGCACATCCTGGGCGCCAACCCGGCCGTCTGGATGTACGGCGGCGGAGCCGGTTTCGCGCAGATCTTCGCGCACAACGGCACCGAAGAGCAGAAGAAGTGGGCGGCCATCGCCTCGGAGAACAACTGGGGCGCCACCATGGTGCTCACCGAACCCGATGCGGGCTCCGATGTGGGCGCCGGCCGCACCAAGGCCGTCAAGCAGGAGGACGGTACCTGGCACATCGACGGTGTGAAGCGCTTCATCACCTCCGCCGACGCCGACGACCTCTTCCCCAACATTGCGCACCTGGTGCTGGCCCGCCCCGAGGGCGCAGGCCCGGGCACCAAGGGTCTGTCGCTGTTCTTCGTGCCGAAGTTCCACTTCGACTTCGAGACCGGTGAGATCGGCGAGCGCAACGGCGTCTACGTCACCAACGTCGAACACAAGATGGGCCTGAAGGTTTCGGCCACCTGTGAGCTGTCCTTCGGCCAGCACGACAAGCCCGCCGTCGGCTGGCTCGTCGGCGAGGTGCACAACGGCATCGCCCAGATGTTCGACGTCATCGAGCAGGCCCGGATGATGGTGGGCACCAAGGCCATCGCCACGCTGTCGACCGGCTACCTGAACGCGCTCGAGTACGCCAAGGACCGCGTCCAGGGTGCCGATCTGACCCAGATGACCGACAAGACCGCACCGCGGGTGACCATCACCCATCACCCGGACGTGCGTCGCTCGCTGATGACCCAGAAGTCCTACGCCGAGGGCATGCGCGCGCTGTACATGTACACCGCCACCTTCCAGGACGACGAGGTCGCCCAGGCGCTGCACGGTGTCGACGCCGACATGGCGGTCCGCATCAACGACCTGCTGCTGCCGGTGGTCAAGGGCTTCGGCTCGGAGACCGCCTACGCCAAGCTCACCGAGAGCCTGCAGACCTTCGGCGGATCGGGCTTCCTGCAGGACTACCCGGTCGAGCAGTACATCCGCGACGCCAAGATCGACTCGCTGTACGAGGGCACCACCGCCATCCAGGCGCAGGACTTCTTCTTCCGCAAGATCATCCGCGACAAGGGCCAGGCGCTGGCCTACCTGTCCGGTGAGATCGACAACTTCGTGAAGAACGCGACCGGCAATGGCCGCCTGAAGGCCGAGCGTGCACTGCTGGCGACCGCCCTGGAGGACGTGCAGGGCATGGCCGCCACCCTGACCGGCTACCTGATGGCCTCGCAGGAGGATCCGGCCGCCATCTACAAGGTGGGCCTGGGTTCGGTGCGCTTCCTGATGAGCGTCGGCGACCTGGTCATCGGCTGGCTCCTGCAGCAGCAGGCCGCCGTGGCGATCGAGAAGCTCGACGCCGGTGCCACCGGCGCGGACAAGGCGTTCTACGAGGGCAAGATCGGCGCCGCGTCGTTCTTCGCCAAGAACTTCCTGCCGCTGCTGACCAGCACCCGCACGGTGCTCGAGGCGATCGACAACGAAGTGATGGAACTGGACGAAGCAGCTTTCTGA
- a CDS encoding DUF1361 domain-containing protein yields the protein MPTTHGIVLIGSLAATTALTIALGVTDPAAPLSYPYRFLIWNLWLAWIPMFAAVAFAAVRRPIWLLPIGAVWLAFLPNAPYLVTDLVHLGNGVELWRHILQYGFAAWTGTVLGIVSLRLVHNRIERQLGTLAGWVVVVVSVGLCAVGVVIGRFQRWNSWDLVTRPDAVVAQTLEWVRSPLAEVQSTGVAIAVAAFFGLAYLTIWSLGGVTRSAHSSTAGAEGSSPGTVEA from the coding sequence GTGCCCACGACTCACGGCATCGTCCTGATCGGCTCACTGGCGGCGACCACCGCCCTGACCATCGCGCTCGGTGTCACCGACCCCGCCGCGCCACTGTCCTACCCGTACCGATTCCTCATCTGGAATCTGTGGCTGGCCTGGATCCCGATGTTCGCCGCGGTGGCATTCGCCGCGGTCCGGCGGCCCATCTGGCTGCTGCCGATCGGCGCGGTCTGGCTGGCGTTCCTACCCAACGCGCCCTACCTCGTCACCGATCTGGTGCACCTGGGCAACGGTGTCGAATTGTGGCGCCACATCCTGCAATACGGGTTCGCCGCGTGGACCGGGACCGTACTGGGCATCGTGTCACTTCGCCTGGTGCACAACCGCATCGAGCGACAGCTCGGGACGCTCGCGGGCTGGGTCGTGGTGGTGGTGTCAGTCGGCCTGTGCGCGGTGGGCGTGGTGATCGGCCGGTTCCAGCGGTGGAACTCCTGGGATCTGGTGACGCGCCCTGATGCGGTGGTGGCGCAGACCCTGGAGTGGGTGCGCTCACCGCTTGCCGAGGTCCAGTCGACCGGTGTGGCGATCGCGGTGGCCGCATTCTTCGGGCTGGCCTATCTGACCATCTGGTCGCTGGGCGGCGTGACCCGTTCTGCTCACAGCAGCACCGCAGGCGCAGAAGGCAGCTCACCCGGCACAGTCGAGGCATGA
- a CDS encoding ClpP family protease, translating into MTEKPPTFSRQLREDLYRKRVLVLDGPLDDDNGAVLMTQLLTLGSDSDDDVALWIHSPGGSVPAMLAIRDVMRLIPADVSTLALGLACSAGQFLLSSGTPGKRFALPHARILMHQGSAGIAGSAVEVEVQADDLRHTRDTVLAIIAADTGQDVERIFTDSLHDRWFTAEQAHAYGFIDHIVGEFSQIALNRKQHFGIQA; encoded by the coding sequence ATGACCGAGAAACCACCAACGTTCAGCCGTCAGTTGCGCGAGGACCTGTACCGCAAGCGGGTGCTCGTGCTCGACGGCCCCCTCGACGATGACAACGGCGCCGTGCTGATGACGCAGCTGCTGACGCTGGGCTCCGATTCCGATGACGATGTCGCCCTGTGGATCCACTCCCCCGGCGGTTCGGTGCCCGCCATGCTCGCGATCCGCGACGTGATGCGGCTGATCCCCGCCGACGTGTCCACCCTGGCGCTCGGACTGGCCTGCAGCGCAGGCCAATTCCTGCTCTCCTCCGGGACGCCGGGTAAGCGCTTCGCGCTTCCGCACGCGCGCATCCTGATGCACCAAGGCTCGGCGGGCATCGCCGGATCGGCGGTCGAGGTGGAGGTGCAGGCCGACGATCTGCGGCACACCCGCGACACCGTGCTGGCGATCATCGCCGCCGACACCGGCCAGGACGTCGAGCGCATCTTCACCGACTCACTGCACGACCGCTGGTTCACCGCCGAGCAGGCACACGCCTACGGCTTCATCGATCACATCGTCGGCGAGTTCTCCCAGATCGCCCTGAACCGCAAGCAGCACTTCGGAATTCAAGCATGA
- a CDS encoding dihydrodipicolinate reductase, producing the protein MRRVVVWGTGNMGATAIRSTVAFPGLSLTGLITSSAEKTGRDAASFAGLDAETGVRAVSDPADVDAALSDGDAVAYMASGDIRPDEAIADIERALRAGAHVVTPSLYSLYDPRSAPPEWVQRLTDAAHAGGASLLVSGVDPGWGNDALAVTAASLCTRIKTITCQEIFDYSTYNQPFAVKVSCGFGGAMDETPMMLLPSIPTMVWGGNVRLIGRGLGLEIDEITEEVERLPLEQTVDTVMGPFEKGTQGAFFLKVIGWSAGTQRVIIEHITRIHPTCAPDWPQPDEGVGDHRVIVDGDPQLTITTRADVPGGTRADGGNTTAANRLLGAIEWLATQPAGIYDGLDVPLRSALPTEVEATRWA; encoded by the coding sequence ATGAGGCGTGTGGTGGTATGGGGAACCGGCAACATGGGTGCGACCGCGATCCGGTCGACGGTGGCCTTTCCCGGGTTGAGCCTGACCGGATTGATCACCTCGTCGGCGGAGAAGACCGGCCGTGACGCCGCCTCCTTCGCAGGTCTGGACGCCGAGACCGGAGTCCGGGCGGTCAGCGATCCCGCCGACGTGGACGCCGCGCTCTCCGACGGAGACGCCGTCGCCTATATGGCCTCCGGTGACATCCGGCCCGACGAGGCCATCGCCGATATCGAACGCGCGCTGCGCGCCGGTGCGCACGTGGTGACCCCGTCGTTGTACTCGCTCTACGACCCGCGCTCGGCACCACCGGAATGGGTGCAGCGCCTCACCGATGCCGCCCACGCCGGCGGCGCGAGTCTGCTGGTGTCCGGCGTCGACCCCGGCTGGGGCAATGACGCCCTGGCGGTGACCGCAGCCAGCCTGTGCACCCGCATCAAGACGATCACCTGTCAGGAGATCTTCGACTACTCCACCTACAACCAGCCGTTCGCGGTCAAAGTGTCGTGCGGGTTCGGGGGTGCCATGGACGAGACACCGATGATGCTGCTGCCGTCCATCCCGACGATGGTGTGGGGTGGCAACGTCCGCCTGATCGGGCGCGGCCTCGGCCTCGAGATCGACGAGATCACCGAGGAGGTCGAGCGGCTACCGCTGGAGCAGACCGTCGACACGGTGATGGGACCGTTCGAGAAGGGCACCCAGGGCGCGTTCTTCCTCAAGGTGATCGGCTGGTCCGCCGGCACACAGCGCGTCATCATCGAGCACATCACCCGCATCCACCCGACCTGCGCCCCGGACTGGCCGCAGCCCGACGAGGGAGTCGGTGATCACCGCGTCATCGTCGACGGCGATCCACAGCTCACCATCACCACCCGCGCCGACGTGCCCGGCGGCACCCGCGCCGACGGCGGGAACACCACCGCCGCCAACCGGCTGCTCGGTGCCATCGAGTGGCTGGCCACCCAGCCCGCCGGGATCTACGACGGGCTGGATGTGCCGCTGCGTTCGGCGCTGCCCACCGAGGTGGAAGCGACGCGCTGGGCCTAG
- a CDS encoding ClpP family protease — MSTYTIPNVIARSANGERIMDVYSHLLTERIVYLGTAIDSGVANALIAQLLHLEADNPEQEIGLYINSEGGDLSAMLAVYDTMRFIKAPVATTCVGQAVATGAVLLAAGQPGRRSVLPHTRVVLHQPAAQGRGTIPDLILQADEVVRMRNQLESILSRHTGRGVEQLRHDTDRDRVFDAEGALAYGLADRVLDQRV, encoded by the coding sequence ATGAGCACCTACACCATCCCCAATGTCATCGCCCGCAGCGCCAACGGCGAACGCATCATGGACGTCTACTCACACCTGCTGACCGAGCGCATCGTCTATCTCGGCACCGCCATCGATTCCGGTGTCGCCAATGCCCTCATCGCCCAGCTGCTGCACCTGGAGGCCGACAACCCGGAGCAGGAGATCGGGCTGTACATCAATTCCGAGGGCGGTGATCTGTCGGCGATGCTCGCCGTGTACGACACGATGCGCTTCATCAAGGCCCCGGTGGCAACCACATGCGTCGGACAGGCCGTGGCGACCGGGGCGGTGCTGCTGGCCGCCGGTCAGCCCGGCCGTCGTTCGGTGCTGCCGCACACCAGGGTGGTGCTGCACCAGCCGGCCGCCCAGGGCCGCGGCACCATCCCGGACCTGATCCTGCAGGCCGATGAGGTGGTCCGGATGCGCAACCAGCTGGAATCGATCCTGTCCCGCCATACCGGCCGTGGCGTGGAACAGCTGCGGCACGACACCGACCGGGACCGGGTGTTCGATGCCGAGGGCGCGTTGGCCTATGGGCTGGCCGATCGGGTGCTGGATCAGCGCGTCTAA
- a CDS encoding helix-turn-helix domain-containing protein — MGDILRIHPDRRPSREPEPLWREVLGRRLRDTRRRRGARLVDVAARAGLSPQYLSEIERGRKEPSSEMIAAVCGALNIDLVRLLGGISADLTRRPTSSTSRVATLPPAGGAGGATLLAA; from the coding sequence ATGGGCGACATCCTTCGCATCCACCCGGACCGCAGGCCGTCGCGCGAGCCCGAACCCCTGTGGCGTGAAGTCCTGGGTCGGCGCCTGCGTGACACCCGCCGACGACGCGGTGCCCGTCTCGTCGACGTCGCCGCTCGCGCGGGGCTGTCACCGCAGTATCTCTCCGAGATCGAGCGGGGCCGCAAGGAGCCGTCGAGCGAGATGATCGCCGCCGTGTGCGGTGCGCTGAACATCGACCTCGTGCGGCTGCTCGGTGGCATCTCGGCGGATCTGACCAGGCGTCCGACTTCCTCGACTTCCCGGGTCGCTACGCTCCCGCCCGCCGGAGGGGCCGGCGGCGCGACCCTGCTGGCCGCTTAG